Proteins encoded within one genomic window of Glycine soja cultivar W05 chromosome 1, ASM419377v2, whole genome shotgun sequence:
- the LOC114412303 gene encoding WEB family protein At5g55860-like yields MKVAAAKAQVEAVKASENEALKRLETTQKEIEDIKTATQEALKKAEMAEAAKRAVESELRRWRERVQKRAAEAASRILAETQVSTKSSPQHYRIQKQNPPRTMVEVKKFEKEKVSVSKKTLLPNISGIFQRKKNQVKGGSPSYLPGENPV; encoded by the coding sequence ATGAAAGTGGCTGCTGCCAAGGCACAGGTTGAAGCTGTGAAGGCTAGTGAAAATGAGGCTCTCAAAAGGTTGGAGACAACTCAAAAGGAGATTGAGGATATAAAGACTGCAACACAGGAGGCTTTGAAAAAGGCTGAAATGGCTGAAGCAGCGAAAAGGGCAGTGGAGAGTGAGCTTCGAAGATGGCGCGAGAGGGTGCAAAAGAGGGCCGCAGAAGCTGCATCTCGAATTCTGGCTGAAACACAGGTGTCAACAAAATCATCTCCTCAGCACTATAGGATTCAAAAGCAGAATCCTCCTCGTACAATGGTGGAGGTGAAAAAGTTTGAAAAGGAGAAGGTTTCAGTTTCAAAGAAAACCCTCTTGCCAAATATTAGTGGCATCTTCCAAAGGAAAAAGAACCAGGTTAAGGGTGGTTCTCCTTCTTATCTGCCTGGTGAGAACCCTGTATGA